The Actinomadura sp. WMMB 499 genome includes a window with the following:
- a CDS encoding NuoM family protein, producing MIFVVMMAIPLVGALALLLPRERFLATGPAVRRFGAFTSGATLLVAVAALNAFDYGAASTVQLEIDREWAPAIGLRFHLGVDGVSLPLVALTALLTFLCFLHLLRHVPDGGDVRLLTALLLVLEVGLLGTFTSLDLVLFFVFFEVVLIPMYAVIMLWGGPGRRAAADKFILYTLLGSGLLLAGMLLVAVDAGTLDMTELADRHGSGLAHGLQITAFALMGLGFAVKAPMWPLHTWLPDAHTEAPTVGSVLLAGVMLKMGTYGLVRVALPLAPDGAAFWAPVLALLAVIGIVWGALACLAQRDLKRMIAYSSVGHMGFVLLGIATLTPVGVNAALFGNIAHGLITGLLFFLAGAIKERWGSTDLDALGGGMLATSPRLASVLTFASVASLGLPGLAGFWGEMMALMGAYRPAPDLPRTAFWIFLAVAALGAVLTAAYFLRMLSKITHGRSEPPDAPSAKSAVTVQEYAAWLPLVALTLLIGLWPKTLLDVTTAPVRALLGGG from the coding sequence GTGATCTTCGTCGTGATGATGGCGATCCCGCTCGTCGGGGCGCTCGCCCTCCTCCTCCCGCGCGAGCGGTTCCTCGCGACCGGCCCGGCCGTCCGCCGGTTCGGGGCGTTCACGTCCGGCGCGACGCTGCTCGTGGCCGTCGCCGCGCTCAACGCGTTCGACTACGGCGCCGCCTCGACCGTCCAGCTCGAGATCGACCGGGAGTGGGCGCCGGCGATCGGCCTGCGCTTCCACCTCGGCGTCGACGGCGTCAGCCTCCCGCTCGTCGCCCTCACCGCCCTCCTCACCTTCCTGTGCTTCCTGCACCTGCTCCGGCACGTGCCGGACGGCGGCGACGTGCGGCTGCTGACCGCCCTCCTGCTCGTCCTGGAGGTGGGGCTGCTCGGCACGTTCACGTCCCTCGACCTCGTCCTCTTCTTCGTGTTCTTCGAGGTCGTCCTGATCCCGATGTACGCGGTGATCATGCTGTGGGGCGGTCCGGGACGCCGCGCCGCCGCGGACAAGTTCATCCTCTACACCCTCCTCGGCTCCGGGCTGCTCCTCGCCGGGATGCTGCTGGTCGCCGTCGACGCCGGGACGCTCGACATGACCGAGCTCGCCGACCGGCACGGCTCCGGGCTCGCGCACGGCCTGCAGATCACCGCGTTCGCCCTGATGGGGCTCGGGTTCGCGGTCAAGGCGCCGATGTGGCCGCTGCACACGTGGCTGCCCGACGCGCACACCGAGGCGCCGACCGTCGGGTCCGTCCTGCTCGCCGGGGTCATGCTGAAGATGGGCACCTACGGGCTGGTGCGCGTCGCGCTGCCGCTCGCCCCGGACGGCGCCGCGTTCTGGGCGCCGGTACTCGCGCTCCTCGCCGTGATCGGCATCGTCTGGGGCGCGCTCGCCTGCCTCGCCCAGCGCGACCTCAAACGGATGATCGCCTACTCGTCCGTCGGGCACATGGGGTTCGTGCTGCTCGGCATCGCGACGCTGACGCCCGTCGGCGTCAACGCCGCGCTGTTCGGCAACATCGCGCACGGGCTCATCACCGGCCTGCTGTTCTTCCTCGCCGGCGCGATCAAGGAACGCTGGGGCAGCACCGACCTGGACGCCCTCGGCGGCGGGATGCTCGCGACGTCGCCGCGCCTCGCGTCCGTCCTGACGTTCGCGTCCGTCGCGTCCCTCGGCCTGCCCGGACTCGCCGGGTTCTGGGGCGAGATGATGGCCCTCATGGGCGCGTACCGGCCCGCCCCCGACCTGCCCCGCACCGCGTTCTGGATCTTCCTGGCGGTCGCCGCGCTCGGCGCCGTCCTCACCGCCGCCTACTTCCTGCGCATGCTCTCCAAGATCACCCACGGCCGCTCCGAACCACCGGACGCGCCGTCCGCGAAGAGCGCCGTCACCGTCCAGGAGTACGCGGCCTGGCTGCCCCTGGTCGCGCTCACCCTGCTCATCGGGCTGTGGCCGAAGACCCTGCTGGACGTGACGACCGCGCCCGTCCGCGCCCTGCTCGGAGGCGGCTGA
- the nuoK gene encoding NADH-quinone oxidoreductase subunit NuoK, with amino-acid sequence MHLAYPTVVAALLFSIGVYGVLARRNAILVLMSVELMLNAVNLNLVTFDIWLQDRLHGGQVLTLFTIVIAAAEIGIGLAIVLLVYRNRRMVDVDRLRDLAEDRTDGRPARPSGEREDERQSERPDEPGGSGARDEEAAR; translated from the coding sequence ATGCACCTCGCCTATCCCACGGTCGTCGCCGCCCTGCTGTTCTCGATCGGCGTGTACGGGGTGCTGGCCCGGCGGAACGCGATCCTCGTCCTGATGTCGGTCGAGCTGATGCTGAACGCCGTGAACCTGAACCTCGTCACGTTCGACATCTGGCTCCAGGACCGGCTGCACGGCGGCCAGGTCCTCACCCTGTTCACGATCGTCATCGCCGCGGCGGAGATCGGGATCGGGCTGGCGATCGTCCTGCTCGTCTACCGCAACCGCCGCATGGTCGACGTCGACCGGCTCCGCGACCTCGCCGAGGACCGGACGGACGGACGTCCGGCGCGTCCGTCCGGCGAACGCGAGGACGAGCGCCAGAGCGAGCGACCGGACGAACCGGGCGGCTCCGGCGCCCGGGACGAGGAGGCCGCCCGGTGA
- a CDS encoding NADH-quinone oxidoreductase subunit N → MIQSIDYAAVAPALIVALAAIGVLLGDAFGVPRRLLGPLSAGALLAAFAAVLALGTGDRRATFCLPDGLRGDGPASCSYVADGFTLTFQGVVLLAAAVVVLLSAQQITDARIPAGEYHFLLLAAVTGALALVAARDLILLVVALETLSLPVFALAGLRRYDGTASEAALKLFLVSVVSAAIMLFGVSLLYGATGAMHLDRIAPALEELPAGLDAVAAAGIVLVLAGFGFKVAAVPFHFWAPDVYQGAPLPVAAFLSVVSKAAGFAGLAIVLSLGFPAYAHVWGPLVAVLAAVTMTLGNLLALRQRTAIRLLAWSSVAQSGYMLAPLAVGTRNLPEAVAATTAYVAFYAVMNLGAFAVVTGFRRRTDERAQAIDTLDDYRGLARRRPLTAAALAFFLICLAGLPPGVMGLFAKVVVFRGVVAGDVVWLAVVMAINTVIGLYYYLLWAARLFGTPAAAAPDTVPGLPVRAAVAATAAGALVLSVAPQVILQTVTAAS, encoded by the coding sequence ATGATCCAGAGCATCGACTACGCGGCCGTCGCGCCCGCGCTGATCGTCGCGCTCGCCGCCATCGGCGTCCTGCTCGGCGACGCGTTCGGCGTCCCCCGCCGCCTCCTCGGCCCGCTGTCGGCCGGCGCCCTCCTCGCCGCCTTCGCCGCCGTCCTCGCGCTCGGCACCGGCGACCGGCGCGCCACGTTCTGCCTGCCGGACGGCCTGCGCGGCGACGGCCCCGCGTCCTGCTCGTACGTCGCCGACGGCTTCACGCTCACCTTCCAGGGGGTCGTGCTCCTCGCCGCCGCGGTCGTCGTCCTGCTGTCGGCGCAGCAGATCACCGACGCCCGGATCCCGGCGGGGGAGTACCACTTCCTCCTCCTCGCGGCCGTCACCGGCGCCCTCGCCCTCGTCGCCGCCCGCGACCTGATCCTCCTGGTCGTCGCCCTCGAAACCCTCTCGCTCCCGGTGTTCGCGCTCGCCGGCCTGCGCCGCTACGACGGCACCGCCTCCGAGGCCGCGCTCAAGCTCTTCCTCGTCTCCGTGGTGTCCGCCGCGATCATGCTGTTCGGCGTCAGCCTCCTCTACGGCGCGACCGGCGCGATGCACCTCGACCGCATCGCCCCCGCCCTCGAGGAACTCCCCGCCGGACTCGACGCGGTCGCCGCCGCCGGGATCGTCCTCGTCCTCGCCGGGTTCGGGTTCAAGGTCGCCGCCGTCCCGTTCCACTTCTGGGCCCCGGACGTCTACCAGGGCGCCCCCCTCCCCGTCGCGGCGTTCCTGTCCGTCGTGTCGAAAGCCGCCGGATTCGCCGGGCTCGCGATCGTCCTGTCCCTCGGGTTCCCCGCCTACGCGCACGTGTGGGGCCCGCTCGTCGCCGTCCTCGCCGCCGTCACGATGACGCTCGGCAACCTCCTCGCGCTCCGCCAGCGCACCGCGATCCGGCTGCTCGCCTGGTCGTCCGTCGCGCAGTCCGGGTACATGCTGGCGCCGCTCGCGGTCGGCACCCGGAACCTGCCCGAGGCCGTCGCCGCCACCACCGCCTACGTCGCGTTCTACGCCGTCATGAACCTCGGCGCGTTCGCCGTCGTCACCGGCTTCCGCCGCCGCACCGACGAGCGCGCCCAGGCGATCGACACCCTCGACGACTACCGGGGCCTCGCCCGCCGCCGCCCCCTCACCGCCGCCGCCCTCGCGTTCTTCCTGATCTGCCTCGCCGGGCTCCCGCCCGGCGTCATGGGGCTGTTCGCGAAGGTCGTCGTGTTCCGCGGCGTCGTCGCCGGCGACGTCGTCTGGCTCGCCGTCGTCATGGCGATCAACACCGTCATCGGGCTGTACTACTACCTGCTCTGGGCGGCCCGCCTGTTCGGGACGCCCGCCGCCGCCGCACCCGACACCGTCCCCGGCCTGCCCGTTCGCGCCGCCGTCGCCGCGACCGCCGCGGGCGCGCTCGTCCTGTCCGTCGCGCCGCAGGTCATCCTGCAGACGGTGACCGCCGCGAGCTGA
- a CDS encoding NADH-quinone oxidoreductase subunit I, giving the protein MGRLPGGGLAKGLAVTLRTMTRRSITRQYPEVQPDLPPRSRGVIALFEENCTVCMLCARECPDWCIYIDSHKETLPAEGGGRARTRNVLDRFAIDFALCMYCGICIEVCPFDALFWSPEFEYAEYDIAELTHEKDRLREWMWTVPPPQAPDPAAEDPKELGAAEKAAARAARRPPEAGR; this is encoded by the coding sequence GTGGGACGGCTACCAGGAGGCGGGCTGGCCAAGGGGCTGGCCGTCACGTTGCGGACGATGACGCGGCGTTCCATCACGCGCCAGTATCCGGAAGTGCAGCCCGATCTGCCACCGCGCAGCAGGGGCGTCATCGCCCTGTTCGAGGAGAACTGCACGGTGTGCATGCTGTGTGCCCGTGAGTGCCCGGATTGGTGCATCTACATCGACTCCCACAAGGAGACCCTCCCGGCCGAGGGCGGTGGGCGCGCGCGCACACGGAACGTCCTCGACCGCTTCGCCATCGACTTCGCGCTGTGCATGTACTGCGGCATCTGCATCGAGGTGTGCCCGTTCGACGCGCTGTTCTGGTCGCCGGAGTTCGAGTACGCCGAGTACGACATCGCCGAGCTGACGCACGAGAAGGACCGGCTGCGGGAGTGGATGTGGACGGTCCCGCCGCCGCAGGCCCCCGACCCGGCCGCCGAGGACCCGAAGGAGCTCGGCGCGGCGGAGAAGGCCGCCGCCCGCGCCGCCCGCAGGCCCCCGGAGGCCGGCCGGTGA
- a CDS encoding NADH-quinone oxidoreductase subunit J: MTGQEIVFTLLGVVAVGSALLVVTTRRLVHAALWLVVSFGALAGGYLVLTAEFVAWVQVLIYVGAIVVLLLFGIMLTRAPIGDSADLDSPNRWVAALVAVATAAVLVTVLVMGFGDERTPLRDGGGSAEELGSAVFRTWVLPFEVLSVLLLASLVGAIVLSRSDVRTKDDRDRGEGADRDAGRQDGRETDREGER; the protein is encoded by the coding sequence GTGACCGGCCAGGAGATCGTCTTCACGCTGCTCGGCGTGGTCGCCGTGGGCTCCGCGCTGCTCGTGGTGACGACGCGTCGGCTCGTCCACGCGGCGCTGTGGCTGGTCGTGTCGTTCGGCGCGCTGGCCGGCGGCTACCTGGTGCTGACGGCCGAGTTCGTCGCGTGGGTGCAGGTGCTGATCTACGTCGGCGCGATCGTGGTGCTGCTGCTGTTCGGGATCATGCTGACCCGCGCGCCGATCGGCGACTCCGCCGACCTCGACTCCCCGAACCGGTGGGTCGCCGCCCTCGTGGCCGTCGCGACCGCCGCCGTCCTGGTCACCGTGCTCGTCATGGGGTTCGGGGACGAGCGGACGCCGCTGCGGGACGGCGGCGGCTCGGCCGAGGAACTCGGCTCGGCGGTGTTCCGCACGTGGGTGCTGCCGTTCGAGGTGCTGTCGGTGCTGCTGCTGGCGTCCCTGGTCGGCGCGATCGTGCTGTCGCGCTCGGACGTCCGCACGAAGGACGACCGCGACCGCGGCGAAGGCGCCGACCGCGACGCCGGCCGGCAGGACGGTCGCGAGACCGACCGGGAAGGCGAGCGCTGA
- a CDS encoding NUDIX domain-containing protein → MSFRLAAYAVCVADGRVLLARHIPPGGTSNWTLPGGRVEH, encoded by the coding sequence GTGAGTTTCCGGTTGGCGGCGTACGCCGTGTGCGTCGCGGACGGACGGGTGCTGCTCGCGCGTCACATACCGCCGGGCGGCACGTCCAACTGGACGCTTCCGGGCGGCCGGGTCGAGCACTGA
- a CDS encoding complex I subunit 1 family protein, with the protein MLEIVVKLALVAAAFAVLPLLVGQAEHKVMAHMQGRLGPMYAGRFHGWGQLVADGVKFAQKEDVVPAAADRWVFKLAPGVALVPYLLVLLVIPVGPDGQVALDLGVGLFFALAVMGVGVIGAIMAGWASANKYSLLGGMRVAAQLMSYELPMVFAASSVAMAAGTLSLPGIVEEWHWWWLPWQAVGAAVFFVAGLAELRRPPFDMPVADSEIIFGPYTEYGGLRFALFILAEYAGIVVLCALTAVLFLGGWKGPFLNAELGWLWMLLKVAALAFCVIWVRVANPRMREDQLQKLAWAWLVPLSLAQLALTGVLKVAL; encoded by the coding sequence ATGCTTGAGATCGTCGTCAAGCTCGCGCTCGTCGCCGCCGCGTTCGCCGTCCTGCCGCTCCTGGTGGGGCAGGCCGAGCACAAGGTCATGGCGCACATGCAAGGCCGCCTCGGCCCGATGTACGCGGGCCGGTTCCACGGGTGGGGGCAGCTCGTCGCCGACGGCGTGAAGTTCGCGCAGAAGGAGGACGTGGTCCCGGCGGCGGCGGACCGGTGGGTGTTCAAGCTCGCCCCGGGCGTCGCGCTCGTCCCGTACCTGCTGGTGCTGCTCGTCATCCCCGTCGGACCGGACGGCCAGGTCGCGCTCGACCTCGGCGTCGGCCTGTTCTTCGCGCTGGCGGTGATGGGCGTCGGCGTGATCGGCGCGATCATGGCGGGCTGGGCGTCGGCGAACAAGTACTCGCTGCTCGGCGGCATGCGTGTCGCGGCGCAGCTGATGTCGTACGAGCTGCCGATGGTGTTCGCGGCGTCGTCGGTCGCGATGGCGGCCGGGACGCTGTCCCTGCCGGGCATCGTCGAGGAGTGGCACTGGTGGTGGCTGCCGTGGCAGGCGGTCGGCGCCGCCGTGTTCTTCGTCGCTGGCCTGGCCGAGCTGCGCCGCCCCCCGTTCGACATGCCGGTCGCCGACTCGGAGATCATCTTCGGCCCGTACACCGAGTACGGCGGGCTGCGGTTCGCGCTGTTCATCCTCGCCGAGTACGCCGGGATCGTCGTGCTCTGCGCCCTGACGGCCGTCCTGTTCCTCGGCGGGTGGAAAGGCCCGTTCCTGAACGCCGAGCTGGGCTGGCTCTGGATGCTGCTGAAGGTGGCCGCGCTCGCGTTCTGCGTCATCTGGGTGCGCGTCGCGAACCCCCGGATGCGCGAGGACCAGCTCCAGAAGCTCGCCTGGGCCTGGCTGGTGCCGCTGTCGCTGGCGCAGCTCGCGCTCACCGGCGTCCTGAAGGTCGCCCTCTGA
- a CDS encoding cold-shock protein: MRSGTIFSFDNVRGYGFIVPDGGGEDVFVHANDLLDDKGLFTPGTSVEFEVAQGERGPKAFAVRALEPRPDAEPPVRRPESFEDDALCDVLSPREFSNEVTDVLLVKVPELTGGQIVKIRESLLGVARKHGWTED; this comes from the coding sequence GTGCGTTCAGGAACGATCTTCAGTTTCGACAATGTCCGCGGGTACGGGTTCATCGTCCCGGACGGGGGCGGCGAGGACGTGTTCGTCCACGCCAACGACCTGCTGGACGACAAGGGTCTGTTCACGCCCGGGACGTCGGTCGAGTTCGAGGTGGCGCAGGGGGAGCGGGGGCCGAAGGCGTTCGCCGTGCGGGCGCTCGAGCCGCGTCCGGACGCGGAGCCGCCGGTGCGGCGGCCCGAGTCGTTCGAGGACGACGCGCTGTGCGACGTGCTGTCGCCGCGGGAGTTCAGCAACGAGGTCACCGACGTGCTGCTGGTCAAGGTGCCCGAGCTCACGGGCGGGCAGATCGTGAAGATCCGCGAGAGCCTGCTGGGGGTGGCGCGGAAGCACGGGTGGACCGAGGACTGA
- a CDS encoding helix-turn-helix domain-containing protein, whose amino-acid sequence MSGTHTDVPSVLAHDLPRPVPADELAACPVGDVFRRVGDKWSMLLVILLGGRPHRYNELHRSIDGISQRMLTRTLRNLEADGLVRREVHPTVPPGVEYSLTPLGRTLLDPLSALADWAVAHEAEINESRARHGS is encoded by the coding sequence ATGTCCGGTACGCACACCGATGTTCCTTCGGTGCTGGCCCACGACCTGCCACGTCCGGTGCCCGCCGACGAACTGGCCGCGTGCCCCGTCGGGGACGTGTTCCGGCGCGTGGGCGACAAGTGGAGCATGCTGCTGGTGATCCTGCTCGGCGGGCGCCCGCACCGCTACAACGAACTCCACCGCTCCATCGACGGCATCAGCCAGCGCATGCTGACCCGCACCCTCCGGAACCTGGAGGCCGACGGGCTCGTCCGGCGCGAGGTGCACCCGACGGTGCCGCCCGGCGTCGAGTACAGCCTGACCCCGCTCGGCCGCACGCTGCTCGACCCCCTGTCGGCGCTCGCCGACTGGGCCGTGGCCCACGAGGCGGAGATCAACGAGTCCCGCGCCCGCCACGGTTCCTGA
- a CDS encoding YajQ family cyclic di-GMP-binding protein: MADSSFDIVSKLDRQEVDNALNQAAKEVANRFDFRGVDAGVKWSGEAIEIQANTEERANAVLDVLKDKLVKRGISLKAIDPGEPKASGKLYKLGVGLKEGISQEDAKKIGKIVRDEGPKGVKAQIQGDELRVSSKKKDDLQDVISLLKGKDLDVALQFVNYR; this comes from the coding sequence ATGGCCGACAGTAGTTTTGACATCGTCTCTAAGCTCGACCGGCAGGAGGTCGACAACGCGCTGAACCAGGCCGCGAAAGAGGTGGCCAACAGGTTCGACTTCCGGGGCGTGGACGCGGGGGTCAAGTGGTCCGGGGAGGCCATCGAGATCCAGGCGAACACCGAGGAGCGCGCGAACGCCGTGCTGGACGTGCTGAAGGACAAGCTCGTCAAGCGGGGGATCTCGCTGAAGGCGATCGATCCGGGAGAGCCGAAGGCGTCGGGGAAGCTTTACAAGCTCGGCGTGGGGCTGAAGGAGGGCATCTCCCAGGAGGACGCGAAGAAGATCGGCAAGATCGTCCGCGATGAGGGCCCGAAGGGCGTGAAGGCGCAGATCCAGGGGGACGAGCTGCGGGTCAGTTCGAAGAAGAAGGACGACCTGCAGGACGTCATCTCGCTGCTGAAGGGCAAGGATCTCGATGTCGCCCTGCAGTTCGTGAACTATCGATAG
- a CDS encoding helix-turn-helix domain-containing protein translates to MVRTPQTEEQRDRGKALGRILRAARGPRSAAAVAHDAGISLDTLRKIERGAIAAPAFFTVASLARVLDLDLSDLARTLDELERTTPGSAAS, encoded by the coding sequence ATGGTCCGTACCCCCCAGACAGAGGAGCAGCGCGACCGGGGCAAGGCCCTCGGCCGGATCCTGCGCGCCGCCCGAGGCCCCCGCAGCGCCGCCGCCGTCGCCCACGACGCCGGAATCTCCCTCGACACCCTCCGCAAGATCGAACGCGGCGCCATCGCCGCGCCCGCCTTCTTCACCGTCGCGTCCCTGGCCCGCGTCCTCGACCTCGACCTCAGCGACCTCGCCCGAACACTCGACGAACTCGAGCGAACCACACCCGGCTCCGCGGCGTCATAG
- a CDS encoding NADH-quinone oxidoreductase subunit L: MILLASLTVLLPFAAALAGFLLGPRLTRALRGGTPPRSPLRNGPALIACVPAAAALVLAAIVAFTVWREPGTRTGALAVVDTGTVPIRVGLQVDGLSAVVALMVCCVALAVQVYSVVYLDGDRRYSSYAAFVSLFTSAMLLVVLAADLIVLYVGWEVMGICSYFLIGHHWEEREYSRAAVKAFLTTRLGDAGFLVGVIVLGVSAGSFELDDVLRSIGGLSETTLTVAALLLLAGVVGKSAQFPLHTWLPDAMAGPTPISALIHAATMVAAGVYVVARLFGVFAAAPAALAVLGVLAVISMVGAALAALAQDDLKRVLAYSTISQLGVMAAGLAVGAHTPAIFHLLSHGAFKALLFLAAGCVIVTTGTNMLARYGGLRHGMPITFWSATIGFGALAGVPPLSGWFSKDSVIEAAQHSALHGGTLYDEVRGPGLMVVGSVRLSETTGSPPHVPLTPAISDALLKLEPTYGQSIPTGIAWLVYLGLLLTVVLTAAYAARTWLMTFFGEPRGTHDVREPSKVMSWTVAALAVPAAILGFFGLGADELRPHLGSALLGAVLTALGAGAAFVVWNRDPALDPARALGPVRPVLARAFYLDELYAAAIVRPLRALARLVVTADARGIDTAVVETGRSARRIAGPLRVPQNGNPQTYLTGLVAGVVVIAAVVVIFQ, from the coding sequence GTGATCCTGCTCGCCTCCCTGACCGTGCTCCTCCCGTTCGCCGCCGCCCTCGCCGGATTCCTCCTCGGTCCCCGCCTGACCCGCGCGCTGCGCGGCGGCACGCCCCCGCGCTCGCCGCTCCGCAACGGGCCCGCGCTGATCGCGTGCGTCCCGGCGGCGGCCGCGCTCGTCCTCGCGGCGATCGTCGCGTTCACCGTCTGGCGCGAGCCGGGGACCCGGACGGGCGCACTCGCGGTCGTCGACACCGGCACCGTCCCGATCCGGGTCGGGCTGCAGGTGGACGGGCTGTCGGCCGTCGTCGCGCTGATGGTGTGCTGCGTCGCCCTCGCCGTCCAGGTGTACTCGGTCGTCTACCTCGACGGTGACCGCCGCTACTCGTCCTACGCCGCGTTCGTGTCGCTGTTCACGTCGGCGATGCTGCTCGTCGTCCTCGCCGCCGACCTGATCGTCCTGTACGTCGGCTGGGAGGTCATGGGCATCTGCTCGTACTTCCTGATCGGCCACCACTGGGAGGAGCGGGAGTACTCGCGGGCGGCGGTCAAGGCGTTCCTGACGACGCGGCTCGGCGACGCCGGATTCCTCGTCGGCGTCATCGTCCTCGGGGTGAGCGCCGGATCGTTCGAACTCGACGACGTCCTGCGGAGCATCGGCGGACTTTCGGAGACGACCCTCACCGTCGCCGCGCTGCTGCTCCTCGCCGGGGTCGTCGGCAAGAGCGCCCAGTTCCCGCTGCACACCTGGCTGCCGGACGCGATGGCGGGCCCGACGCCGATCAGCGCGCTCATCCACGCCGCGACGATGGTCGCGGCGGGCGTCTACGTCGTCGCCCGGCTGTTCGGCGTGTTCGCGGCGGCCCCGGCGGCACTCGCCGTCCTCGGCGTCCTCGCGGTGATCTCGATGGTCGGCGCGGCGCTCGCGGCCCTCGCGCAGGACGATCTCAAGCGCGTCCTCGCGTACTCCACGATCAGCCAGCTCGGCGTGATGGCCGCGGGCCTCGCCGTCGGGGCGCACACCCCCGCGATCTTCCACCTGCTCTCGCACGGCGCGTTCAAGGCGCTGCTGTTCCTCGCCGCCGGGTGCGTGATCGTCACGACCGGCACGAACATGCTCGCCCGCTACGGCGGCCTGCGGCACGGCATGCCGATCACGTTCTGGTCGGCGACGATCGGGTTCGGCGCGCTCGCGGGCGTCCCGCCGCTGTCCGGCTGGTTCAGCAAGGACTCGGTCATCGAGGCCGCCCAGCACTCCGCCCTGCACGGCGGCACGCTGTACGACGAGGTGCGGGGGCCGGGGCTCATGGTCGTCGGGTCCGTCCGGTTGTCGGAGACCACGGGATCGCCTCCCCACGTGCCTCTGACCCCGGCCATAAGCGACGCCCTCCTGAAGCTGGAGCCCACCTACGGTCAGAGCATCCCCACCGGCATCGCCTGGCTCGTCTACCTCGGCCTTCTCCTCACCGTGGTCCTCACCGCCGCCTACGCGGCCCGCACCTGGCTGATGACGTTCTTCGGCGAGCCGCGCGGGACGCACGACGTCCGCGAGCCCTCGAAGGTCATGTCGTGGACGGTCGCGGCGCTCGCCGTCCCCGCCGCGATCCTCGGGTTCTTCGGGCTCGGCGCGGACGAACTGCGGCCGCACCTCGGGTCCGCGCTCCTCGGCGCCGTCCTGACCGCGCTCGGCGCGGGTGCCGCGTTCGTCGTCTGGAACCGCGATCCCGCACTCGACCCGGCGCGCGCGCTGGGGCCCGTCCGTCCCGTCCTGGCCCGGGCCTTCTACCTGGACGAGCTGTACGCGGCGGCCATCGTGCGCCCGCTCCGCGCGCTGGCCCGGCTCGTCGTGACGGCGGACGCGCGCGGCATCGACACCGCCGTCGTCGAGACCGGGCGGTCGGCGCGCCGGATCGCCGGGCCGCTCCGCGTCCCGCAGAACGGCAACCCGCAGACGTACCTGACGGGCCTGGTCGCGGGCGTCGTCGTCATCGCGGCCGTGGTGGTGATCTTCCAGTGA
- a CDS encoding helix-hairpin-helix domain-containing protein — MSHANGPKENGPGRNGDAPPHAPRPPHPPRPPHAPRPPHPPRPPHAPRVPHGGPPRPYGSPPWRAPHSPAAPAPVPGPPPVPIVAPAASRGVGWALIPLLTFGYGTPFSFMYAAVKQRSVGLGVAATGYGAGLMAVMASFGFDSLLFSAIGSFLMMLLWIGGTGHALAARSRVFPKEPPRNLANEHAIEVAKFRRTLRDEARALAANDPALARELRIGRPDEPRTYDDGGLVDVNHAPPNIIAALPGMTPELAERVIKRRAETGPFISVEEMVVDADLPPDVLPQLADFTIFLP; from the coding sequence GTGAGCCACGCGAACGGCCCCAAAGAAAACGGACCGGGACGGAACGGGGACGCTCCGCCGCACGCTCCGCGCCCCCCGCACCCGCCCCGCCCGCCGCACGCTCCGCGCCCCCCGCACCCGCCCCGCCCGCCGCACGCTCCGCGCGTCCCGCACGGCGGCCCGCCGCGCCCCTACGGGTCGCCGCCGTGGCGCGCCCCGCACTCCCCGGCGGCCCCGGCCCCGGTGCCGGGCCCGCCGCCCGTGCCGATCGTGGCCCCGGCGGCCTCGCGCGGGGTCGGCTGGGCGCTCATCCCGCTGCTCACCTTCGGGTACGGGACGCCCTTCTCGTTCATGTACGCCGCGGTGAAGCAGCGTTCGGTGGGGCTCGGCGTCGCCGCCACCGGCTACGGCGCCGGGCTGATGGCCGTGATGGCGTCCTTCGGGTTCGACAGCCTGCTGTTCAGCGCGATCGGCTCGTTCCTGATGATGCTGCTGTGGATCGGCGGCACCGGCCACGCGCTCGCGGCGCGGTCGCGGGTGTTCCCGAAGGAGCCGCCGCGCAACCTCGCGAACGAGCACGCCATCGAGGTCGCCAAGTTCCGCCGGACGCTGCGCGACGAGGCCCGCGCCCTCGCGGCGAACGACCCGGCCCTGGCACGCGAGCTGCGCATCGGCCGTCCCGACGAGCCCCGCACCTACGACGACGGCGGCCTCGTCGACGTCAACCACGCCCCGCCGAACATCATCGCGGCGCTGCCGGGCATGACGCCCGAGCTGGCCGAACGGGTCATCAAGCGGCGCGCGGAGACGGGCCCGTTCATCTCCGTCGAGGAGATGGTGGTGGACGCCGACCTGCCGCCCGACGTCCTCCCCCAGCTCGCCGACTTCACGATCTTCCTCCCGTAA